A part of Pyramidobacter porci genomic DNA contains:
- the thiT gene encoding energy-coupled thiamine transporter ThiT, producing the protein MYQRSKTQSVVEAALCIALAVVFSRLRLFRLPQGGSVTLEIVPLLVYAMRWGLLKGIGAGAVAGLLQYVMGGYVVHPVQGLLDYPLAYAALGLAALGGEHVFAGILIAVAARIVCHVASGVVFFASYAPAGTHPLVYSLLYNGSFMAANMVIALILVPLILARLKKF; encoded by the coding sequence ATGTATCAACGCAGCAAAACGCAGTCGGTGGTGGAGGCGGCGCTGTGCATTGCGCTGGCGGTGGTGTTCTCGCGGCTGAGGTTGTTCCGTCTGCCTCAGGGCGGCTCGGTGACGCTGGAGATCGTGCCGCTGCTGGTCTACGCGATGCGCTGGGGACTGCTGAAAGGGATCGGCGCGGGCGCCGTGGCCGGTCTTCTGCAGTACGTGATGGGCGGCTACGTGGTCCATCCCGTGCAGGGGCTGCTCGACTACCCGCTGGCCTACGCCGCGCTGGGACTGGCGGCGCTGGGCGGGGAGCACGTCTTCGCCGGCATCCTCATCGCCGTGGCGGCGCGGATCGTCTGCCACGTGGCCTCGGGCGTGGTGTTTTTCGCGTCCTACGCGCCGGCCGGCACGCATCCGCTGGTCTATTCGCTGCTGTACAACGGCAGTTTCATGGCCGCCAACATGGTGATCGCGCTGATCCTGGTGCCTTTGATTTTGGCGCGGCTGAAAAAATTCTGA
- a CDS encoding carbohydrate kinase family protein → MKPILFFGEALMDQFYDAAGELQSSLPGGSVLNAAVGAARLGLPTAFCGGIGGDEEGRALLRLLNREDIDHRFTFYKKDRATAAAQVRLTPQGQPAFAFRRAGCADESVTPDDMAGIDPNDFSGLHCGGVMLASEPGASAQEALAEKFYDAAVPVSFDLNVRPALIADKQNYCERALRFMIRPQLVKFSRDDIEWFFPGEDVNDSFAAMHQARRGALTVLTAGAQGSLIASGQVCERLFAYSVAVADTTGCGDGYAAGLLRGLFSLPDATAWDELTAEQARWVGSGASAVAARVCEKQGAIAAMPRFRDIYSANGTHQ, encoded by the coding sequence ATGAAACCAATTCTGTTCTTCGGAGAAGCGCTGATGGACCAGTTTTACGACGCCGCAGGCGAACTGCAAAGCTCGCTGCCCGGCGGCTCCGTGCTCAACGCGGCCGTCGGCGCGGCGCGTCTCGGCCTGCCGACGGCCTTCTGCGGCGGCATCGGCGGCGACGAGGAAGGGCGCGCCCTGCTGCGCCTGCTGAACCGCGAAGACATCGATCACCGCTTCACCTTCTACAAAAAAGACCGCGCCACCGCCGCCGCGCAAGTGCGTCTCACGCCGCAGGGGCAGCCGGCCTTCGCCTTCCGCCGCGCGGGCTGCGCCGACGAATCCGTGACGCCCGACGACATGGCGGGGATCGACCCGAACGACTTCAGCGGCCTGCACTGCGGCGGCGTCATGCTCGCCTCCGAACCGGGAGCGTCCGCGCAGGAAGCCTTGGCGGAAAAATTTTACGACGCCGCCGTTCCCGTGTCGTTCGATCTCAACGTCCGTCCCGCGCTGATCGCCGACAAGCAAAACTACTGCGAACGGGCGCTGAGATTCATGATCCGTCCGCAGCTCGTCAAGTTCAGCCGCGACGACATCGAATGGTTCTTTCCCGGCGAGGACGTCAACGACAGCTTCGCCGCCATGCATCAGGCGCGCCGCGGCGCGCTGACCGTGCTTACCGCCGGCGCGCAGGGCTCGCTGATCGCTTCGGGACAAGTCTGCGAGCGCCTCTTTGCCTACTCCGTCGCCGTCGCCGACACGACCGGCTGCGGCGACGGCTACGCCGCCGGACTGCTGCGCGGCCTCTTCAGCCTGCCCGACGCCACCGCCTGGGACGAGCTGACCGCCGAACAGGCGCGCTGGGTCGGTTCCGGCGCGTCGGCCGTCGCCGCCCGAGTCTGCGAAAAGCAGGGCGCGATCGCCGCCATGCCACGCTTCCGCGACATCTACAGCGCCAACGGCACGCATCAGTGA